AACAACAAGTCAGGCATCCGTGCGCTGGCCGCTGGCCGTCACCTACGAAACAAGAACTTTGACGTGGTTGTGTGTCTGGTCGGCATCGAGCGTGAGCGCGACCTGCTGGAGGATTTGAGGCGGCAGATCCAGCTCTACAGAAACTTTGGAGGCAAGGTGCTGAGCAAGCACGACTTCTTCGAGTATCTTCGAAAAGGGTCTGCAGCTCCTAACGGCCTAtccatctccctcatcaTCGATGCGTTGCTGGGTCTTACCATGTCGTTTGAAGAGCTGAGAGTGGGTGATCAGGCGTCAGTGTACGAGCTGATGGAATGGGCAAACCGGAACGAGGCCTTTGTGCTGGCGGTCGATGTTCCTTCGGGGATTGATCCGACAAGCGGCAAggttgccatcatcgacgGTGGCCACTTGTTCGTCAAACCACGCTACGTTGTCGCTATAGGAGCACCCAAGAAAGGGCTTCTAGAAGTCGTCACACCCCCTCTCCACGATGATCCCTCCCTATCAACGAGCATTGCGCAAGAGGATGAATGGCGCCTATTCATTGTTGATTTGGGCCTGGGCAGTGCAATCTGGAGAAAAGCTGGCACCAAAATACGGAGAGGCATCGAGTTTGACGGTAAATGGGTGCTGGAAATGAAGTACCGCGGAAtcgaggaggacgaagacgaagactaAGACCGAAAAACACACACCACTTATATACATATAGCTAAACGTTGTTACGAATATCAAGACAGAAGAACCAAAAACaggatgggaaaaaaaggaggggacATTGGGTTGAGGAATGTGATAAAGAGGTTATTATGCATCTGCCTGGCCGGGGATCGGCTTGCGGAGGCTTCTCAAAAGGAGTATAATAGCGAACTGTAATTATAACACAGCATCATGAGGCGTCAAGAGGAGGTCGAATTCGAGTTTTCGACAAGAATGTATTCTAGCTTGAGGAGGGTTGATACCAATAGCAATACATGGAGGAGAGATTTCTAAACTGAATGGTTGGCTCGGTGTCTATTATTGTATTCCGCCTCAGGAAAGCTGCTGCGATGGCTACGGTACCTCTTCATTGGACCTATCACTGTACGTGCCAAGGTAAGGTAAGGTAGCATTGGCTCCCGGGTTTCTAGAAGGTGGTAAGTGAACAAGTACTGGGAGTTAAAGCACGAAACTTGCAACCGCGCGAGACTTGAGTGAGGATAGAGCAATGCCAAGACTGCGGGATAGCGGAGACAAGctttgccaagaagacggcgcgCTGGGCATGGGCAAAGACGCAAATGGGGGGGGCCTTCTTGCAATTCGCCGTTCGCGTTCTGGATCTTCCATTTTAAGGGGTCGCTGAAGATTTCTTGGGTTCTGGAATTATGCATGCAAGCACCTTAGTAGGGCCTCTTGGCTGGGTGGGATGGGTTCATGGCTCATCAAtgcttgttgctgctgttgttgtcgttTTCAACAGGGATGCAACTGGCCGGGGGAGCTGAGATAAACTTATTGTGCTACTTTATTTTTTCGATGGAGCTCCACAACAAGAGGGTGACAAAAGTTCGCTCGGGGGGCTTATGCCGACTTGCCTCTTTTGTTGTCTGGGATGGTTCGCCGAGACACGTGGGAGGGCGAAACTCTGTGGCCGATTGGGGAGTTTTTGGCTGTTGGATGAGTTTGATGCATGTAGGACGCTGAGCATTGgtatctgcatctgcagctaTATCTGCATCTATCTATGCATGGAGTCAATAGCATATACTGTATTTGATaatggaggatggaggagtAGTAATAGCGAATTGACGCGAAGCCATCTCTGACAAATGTTCCTACGACGCATTACGGCACAGTACCACTGTGCAGACACTGTACTGTGTGCCGCACCCTGAGCCACCGCCGAAGCCCATTGGCCCAGGCCCTTTGCAGTGCCCCATCCCCGCTCCCAGGACAGGCGCCGCACCACGTTGTACCGCCACCAATACAGTGCAAATTGCCAGCACCGatgtccagctcctcgaaAAGGGTCCCCAGGGAAGAACAACACCAAACTCCTCTCTCGGCCCCTCCAAAGACATTCGCTCCGTCTCGACGTTGCCAGATCGATCGCCGACATCTACCGCTTCAGCCTTGACGAGTACTCAACTACTGAACGAGACGACGTTTCTCTGCTTTTTGCGATTTGAGCGCACGCGGAAGCCCGGGGCTGAAACAAAGGGCTTTTTTTTCGCGATCGAATCATTGTTACAAAGTCTATTTTTGACAGCCGCCACTGATTGATATGACACTCGAATTGTTCACGCCACGCTGATATCGACGTCGACTAATATTCACTGCTGCGATTCGATTTTCGGCTTCCTCCAGACATCTCTCAGAGCGGTGCCGCTGACTCCGCCTGTCCGTTCGATTTCGCGGATCGACTCACCATCTCGTCAGCGTGTCTTAGATTTGCGAGGCTACCTGGAGTTTTGCTCCGCCTCTGTCCCGTCAAAGCAGGCGAAATAGGAGAAATAAGCATTGCCGGGACCTGCTTCGATATCACGTCCACAAGCATCTTCCATGGCGCACCCGCGATAGGACCCCCGACTGGTCACCTCCTCCcttgtcgtcgccgtcttgCCGGCTGACTCTTTTCGATATCGCTTACGTCTTTTACGCTTTTTGAGATCCCGCTCTTCGATCCGACTCCGATCCCACGATAGCGGCCATGTCGATAACGGCCATGGCCAACGTGGCCCTCGCGGCTACGTCGTCGATGGAGGCGTCCATGGCGCTGTGCACCAGCACGTGGCTGCCGGCCAACGGCATCCTCTCACTGGACGGCCAGTCGGACGACGCCATCCTGACGCTGGACAACGACGCCCTGTTCCAGGCGCCCTGCCCGACGGCCACGATCCCGAGCGTCTCTGTCGCTATCAGCGACCCGGAGACCACCAGCAGCGGAGGCTCGAGTTTGGACCTGCAGGACCTGGGCGATGGCGATCCGGACGACAGCCCGCACTTTTCCGACTTTCGAGACCCCTTTTACGCCTCGAGCTTTCCCATCTGCTACGCCCTGGCGGCTACCACCGTTACCGCCTACATGCTCGTTATCATGCTTTTTATCACGCCACGGTCCTTTTTCGACAGTGGTGTCGTCTATCTTGGTCGCCccaacagcttcaccaaCAGCTCCTCGGGAGGTGTGAACATTGGTGGGCGGCCGTGGCTACAGAAACTAGCCGCCTTGACGGTCGCGATATCTCTAACGATTGCCACGGCGGACACATTCCGAATCGCAAAAATCCAGTACATATGGGGAGTGCAGAATGCAAAGGTGCTTCAGAACGAGGTCATGGGGAGCAccgagctcaaggccatccGCATCGTGTCCGACACGTTTCTCTGGCTCGCACAGGCGCAGACGCTGATCCGCCTGTTTCCGCGCCATCGCGAGAAAATTATCATCATGTGGGCTgctttcttcctcatcagcctcgaTGTCATCTTTAGCGCTCTCAACAGCTTTTTGTACTCTGACCCGGACAGCATTGGTAATTCCATGCCCAAGAGTTttgcccatcccatcccagcGCTGAGTTACCTGTTCCAGCTAGCGCTGGGGGTGCTGTACGCTGCGTGGGTTGTGTACTACGCAattatgaagaagagatatGCCTTTTACCATCCCCTGATGAAGAACATGGTTTTGGTGGCCAGCATTTCTCTGGGCGCCATCCTAATACCAGTCGTCTTTTTTATACTCGATATTTCAAAGCCAGAGTTTACTGGCTGGGGTGATTATGTGCGTTGGGTTGGTGCGGCGGCAGCCAGTGTGGTGGTGTGGGAGTGGGTGGAACGAATTGAAGCACTGGAGcgtgaagagaaaaaggacgGAATACTTGGAAGAGAGGTGTTTGATGGAGACGACACGCTAGAAGTAAACGCATCAGAACTCCCTTGGTCACGAAAGCGAAAGGGATACAAGGTGGAAGGTGGTGGAGGTGATGGCAGAGGAGTGATGGTTACGGAGAGGGAGCAAAGATCACGAGAAGGCAATGGCTGGCCTGGTGTACCAGCCATGAGCCGCCGAAGCCGGGAAAGAGAGCGTGGTAATGGACATGGCcgcgatgacgacgaaacTGGTGGCGGGACAACAGGGGAGAGGACATCAGGACATATCTTGAGACCGCCAGTGTGGCTCACGCGACCTGCCCCGGCCGTAACACAAGCCAGCAGAACAGACACCACCAGTgctgccagcagcaccgTTTACGCCGTGAGATACCAGGGAGGCTCCGATGCCCTGGCGAGAGCAGCCGATCTGGCGAGAGCGACTCAGATTCAACCCACGACAGAAGCCTCGAGGCCCGAGAATCACCTCCAGAGCCGCCATCATGCTGTGGAAGATGGGGTTTCGACAAGCCAGTCGCCTACATCCATCTCTCCAGGGGACTCTCCATCCGTTCACATTGCGATACGGGAGCCGGAGAGGTCGATGGATTTGGAGGCGAACTCTAGCTCGGGCGGCGGTCGTTGGCAGTCACTACTACGTCGTGGAAACGGCAGCCAGGTCCCTTCGCCGCTGCAATCGCCTAGAGGGCTATCAGATGCCCGGTCAACCTTTACGACAAGAG
The sequence above is drawn from the Trichoderma breve strain T069 chromosome 5, whole genome shotgun sequence genome and encodes:
- a CDS encoding palH/RIM21 domain-containing protein, whose amino-acid sequence is MSITAMANVALAATSSMEASMALCTSTWLPANGILSLDGQSDDAILTLDNDALFQAPCPTATIPSVSVAISDPETTSSGGSSLDLQDLGDGDPDDSPHFSDFRDPFYASSFPICYALAATTVTAYMLVIMLFITPRSFFDSGVVYLGRPNSFTNSSSGGVNIGGRPWLQKLAALTVAISLTIATADTFRIAKIQYIWGVQNAKVLQNEVMGSTELKAIRIVSDTFLWLAQAQTLIRLFPRHREKIIIMWAAFFLISLDVIFSALNSFLYSDPDSIGNSMPKSFAHPIPALSYLFQLALGVLYAAWVVYYAIMKKRYAFYHPLMKNMVLVASISLGAILIPVVFFILDISKPEFTGWGDYVRWVGAAAASVVVWEWVERIEALEREEKKDGILGREVFDGDDTLEVNASELPWSRKRKGYKVEGGGGNGWPGVPAMSRRSRERERGERTSGHILRPPVWLTRPAPAVTQASRTDTTSAASSTVYAVRYQGGSDALARAADLARATQIQPTTEASRPENHLQSRHHAVEDGVSTSQSPTSISPGDSPSVHIAIREPERSMDLEANSSSGGGRWQSLLRRGNGSQVPSPLQSPRGLSDARSTFTTRARIDTNRWDIRSRLEEFAVSQADRIRERFRPTTDTDNLPVTVIPAPARRGAALQQVLEEEGEELSSSAASAIRRARGSSSSSSSEEVYEVRGRNNMAPNAYSRTTASAHERPIPPNNPPLWPGEHEHAHGHERERERERESEPDTGQDDGRTIPPGGPGAS